In a single window of the Gadus macrocephalus chromosome 6, ASM3116895v1 genome:
- the fem1c gene encoding protein fem-1 homolog C, with the protein MDLKTAVFNAARDGKLRLLQKLLENKDGHEVTKLMGEKTNGATPLLMASRYGHLDLVEYLIECCSAAVEVGGSVNFDGETIEGAPPLWAASAAGHLKVVQSLLGHGASVNNTTLTNSTPLRAACFDGHLDIVKYLVEHKADLEVANRHGHTCLMISCYKGHKEIAQYLLEKGADVNRKSVKGNTALHDCAESGSLEIMRMLLQYGASMERDGYGMTPLLSASVTGHTNIVDFLTTHQKTSHRERIDALELLGATFVDKKRDLLGALKYWKRAMDLRYIDSNNIVQKPEPKHLIMAYDYAKEVTNGEELDGLISDPDEMRMQALLIRERILGPQHPDTSYYIRYRGAVYADSGNFERCINLWKYALDMQQSNLDPLSPMTASSLLSFAELFSFMLQDRAKGVLGTSVSFEDLMGILTKSVLEIERAVKQVGPTPPDPAQLSKALSIILHLICLLEKVPCTAEEDHFKKQTIYRFLKLQPCGKNGYSPLHLAVDRNTTCVGRYPVCKFPSLTVASILLECGADVNCRDEDDNSPLHVAASNGHPDIMNLLISGGSHFDSTNAFQQSACDLLDKKELARNIIQPINHTTLQCLAARVIVKHSLHYRGNIPEKLESFVLLHR; encoded by the exons ATGGATCTGAAAACGGCAGTATTCAACGCAGCCAGGGACGGTAAGCTCCGGTTACTTCAGAAACTACTAGAGAACAAAGATGGACACGAGGTGACCAAGCTGATGGGAGAAAAGACCAACGGAGCCACCCCACTTCTGATGGCCTCACGGTACGGACACCTGGACCTGGTGGAGTACCTTATTGAGTGCTGTAGCGCGGCGGTCGAGGTCGGGGGTTCGGTGAACTTTGACGGGGAGACGATCGAGGGAGCACCCCCGCTGTGGGCTGCGTCGGCAGCTGGTCACCTGAAGGTAGTCCAGTCCCTGCTGGGCCATGGGGCCTCGgtcaacaacacaacattaaCCAATTCAACCCCCCTGAGAGCGGCCTGTTTTGATGGCCACCTGGACATTGTGAAATATCTGGTGGAGCACAAGGCAGACCTTGAGGTGGCTAACCGACACGGCCACACTTGTCTAATGATCTCCTGTTACAAAGGACACAAAGAAATAGCGCAGTATTTGTTGGAGAAAGGTGCAGATGTTAACAGGAAGAGTGTCAAAG GCAACACAGCCCTGCATGATTGTGCAGAGTCGGGCAGTCTGGAGATCATGCGGATGCTCCTGCAGTACGGGGCGTCCATGGAGCGTGACGGCTACGGCATGACGCCACTGCTCTCAGCCAGCGTCACCGGCCACACCAACATCGTGGACTTCCTCACCACGCACCAGAAG ACGAGCCACAGGGAGAGGATTGACGCCCTGGAGCTGTTGGGTGCAACATTTGTAGACAAGAAGCGCGACTTGCTGGGTGCTCTAAAGTACTGGAAGAGGGCCATGGACCTCCGCTACATAGACAGTAATAACATTGTCCAGAAGCCTGAGCCCAAGCATCTGATCATGGCATACGACTATGCCAAGGAG GTCACCAACGGAGAGGAGCTGGACGGCCTGATTTCCGACCCCGACGAGATGCGCATGCAGGCCCTCCTGATCCGAGAGAGGATCCTGGGACCCCAGCACCCGGACACGTCCTACTACATCCGATACCGCGGCGCGGTCTACGCCGACTCGGGGAACTTTGAGCGCTGCATCAACCTGTGGAAGTATGCACTGGATATGCAGCAGAGCAACCTGGATCCCCTCAGCCCCATGACGGCCTCCAGCCTGCTCTCCTTCGCAGAGCTCTTCTCCTTCATGCTGCAGGACCGGGCCAAGGGCGTCCTGGGCACCTCAGTGTCCTTTGAGGACCTCATGGGCATCCTGACCAAGAGTGTGCTTGAGATAGAGCGGGCCGTCAAGCAAGTCGGGCCGACACCCCCTGACCCCGCCCAGCTGAGCAAGGCCCTGTCAATCATTCTGCACCTCATCTGCCTCCTGGAGAAGGTGCCTTGCACAGCGGAGGAGGACCACTTCAAGAAGCAGACCATCTACAG gTTCCTGAAGCTGCAGCCCTGTGGGAAGAACGGCTACAGCCCCCTCCACCTGGCGGTAGACCGTAACACCACCTGCGTGGGCCGCTACCCTGTCTGCAAATTCCCCTCCCTGACGGTGGCCTCCATCCTGCTCGAGTGTGGTGCGGACGTCAACTGCCGCGATGAGGATGACAACAG CCCGCTCCACGTCGCGGCGTCCAACGGCCACCCGGACATCATGAACCTGCTGATCTCGGGCGGGAGCCACTTCGACAGCACCAACGCCTTCCAGCAGTCGGCCTGCGACCTGCTGGACAAGAAGGAGCTGGCCCGCAACATCATCCAGCCCATCAACCACACCACCCTGCAGTGCCTGGCGGCCCGCGTCATCGTCAAACACAGCCTGCACTACCGGGGAAACATTCCAGAAAAGCTGGAGTCCTTCGTCCTGCTGCACAGATAG
- the tmed7 gene encoding transmembrane emp24 domain-containing protein 7 — protein MYGAIRVLLQVFFAQLLCGWVLGSELTFELPDNAKQCFYEDIIMGTKCTLEFQVVTGGHYDVDCRLEDPDGTVLYKEMKKQYDSFTFTAARNGTFKFCFSNEFSTFTHKTVYFDFQVGEDPPLFPNENRVTALTQMESACVSIHEALKSVIDYQTHFRLREAQGRSRAEDLNTRVAFWSIGEAFILLVVSISQVVLLRSFFSDRKTTTTRVGS, from the exons ATGTACGGAGCTATTCGGGTGCTTCTGCAGGTGTTCTTTGCCCAGCTGCTCTGTGGGTGGGTTCTGGGTTCAGAGCTCACATTTGAGCTGCCAGACAATGCTAAACAGTGCTTCTACGAAGATATCATCATGGGCACCAAGTGTACACTGGAATTTCAG GTCGTGACTGGGGGTCATTATGATGTTGATTGTCGTCTGGAGGACCCTGATGGAACTGTCCTCTacaaggagatgaagaagcaatatgacagctttacaTTCACCGCTGCCAGAAATGGCACCTTCAAGTTCTGCTTCAGCAATGAGTTCTCAACTTTCACGCACAAGACTGTCTACTTTGACTTCCAGGTTGGGGAAGACCCCCCATTGTTTCCTAATGAGAACCGAGTCACAGCTCTCACACAG ATGGAGTCGGCGTGTGTGTCCATCCATGAGGCTCTAAAATCCGTCATTGACTACCAGACACACTTTCGCCTCCGGGAGGCCCAGGGACGCAGTAGGGCAGAGGACCTCAACACCCGGGTGGCCTTCTGGTCCATCGGTGAAGCCTTCATCCTCCTGGTGGTTAGCATAAGTCAGGTGGTCCTGCTGAGAAGCTTCTTCTCAGACAGGAAGACCACTACGACACGTGTTGGATCATAA
- the LOC132459857 gene encoding RNA-binding protein MEX3B-like, translating into MPSSTALLETEEGESEVPPPLVHAFAGIGLGDQGTHSQTPEQAGDSFPHYSFLGAVLDLKPLSNHQSIEEKNGAVATDEESEVAVNNGKGNLNGSASTLLAQAHNHHVFLGPGGESVMPSGIEPPPPETILLYNNDDLDDAGGLHSSNGMILLPSEMYGGESSYEMEQSLLMRRKSVNTTECVAVPSSEHVAEIVGRQGCKIKALRAKTNTYIKTPVRGDQPVFVVTGRKEDVAMAKREILSAAEHFSLIRASRNKTGPLSVVAGPGLPGAPTLPGQTTIQVRVPYRVVGLVVGPKGATIKRIQQQTHTYIVTPSRDKEPVFEVTGMPENVDRAREEIEAHIALRTGTCGGMELPGVDDNDFHFNGTDVSFEGLSAAAAAAGMGHAAWLQSNAAASAAGGLPAMGVAGGGGGTQQVNGNFSGGVKMSSTYRNDSSSSLGSGSSSADSFYGNGNLNRMADFSPTCSVNANNNNNNGGGVGGGGGGGAGASFWFGDAAQPLGSEEMGGIGVGGPASGFDPLTISTAPGSTPLPQPPVWSSYVEHQAHEAGKTQTSHPGTPRLSPTFLCTDALEHPQAQRVQRASLGTTGAPESHRFSGYGPAFSSSSESTASASSSSPPDSSLPFRAAAAAAVAGRGVETCIHCMESQVVAALVPCGHNLFCMECATRICHGPDAVCPVCFYPVTQAIQLRNM; encoded by the exons ATGCCTAGTAGCACGGCTTTGTTGGAAACGGAAGAGGGAGAGTCGGAGGTCCCGCCACCGCTAGTCCATGCTTTCGCCGGCATAGGCCTCGGCGACCAGGGCACGCATAGCCAGACACCCGAACAAGCCGGTGACAGCTTTCCTCACTATAGCTTTCTCGGTGCAGTTCTAGACCTGAAGCCCCTATCGAATCATCAATCGATTGAGGAAAAAAATGGTGCAGTAGCGACCGATGAAGAGTCAGAAGTTGCAGTCAACAATGGGAAGGGTAACCTAAATGGGAGTGCTAGCACGCTGCTAGCACAGGCCCACAACCACCACGTATTCCTGGGGCCAGGAGGAGAGTCTGTCATGCCGTCTGGGATTGAACCACCACCGCCCGAAACTATCTTGTTGTACAACAACGATGACCTGGATGACGCGGGCGGCCTACATTCGTCCAACGGGATGATACTTTTGCCGTCAGAAATGTATGGTGGAGAATCAAGTTATGAAATGGAGCAGTCTTTGTTGATGAGGAGAAAAAGCGTCAACACAACTGAGTGTGTGGCCGTGCCGAGCTCCGAACACGTCGCAGAGATCGTTGGCAGACAAG GCTGTAAGATCAAAGCCCTCCGGGCCAAAACCAACACCTACATCAAAACACCCGTGAGGGGCGACCAGCCTGTCTTTGTTGTCACTGGGCGCAAGGAAGATGTTGCCATGGCTAAGAGGGAGATCTTGTCTGCGGCAGAGCACTTCTCTCTCATCAGAGCCTCTCGGAACAAGACGGGCCCCCTCTCAGTCGTGGCTGGCCCCGGGCTCCCAggggcccccaccctccccggCCAAACCACAATTCAG GTTCGGGTCCCATATCGGGTTGTGGGGCTGGTAGTGGGTCCAAAAG GGGCAACCATCAAACGCATTCAGCAGCAGACCCACACCTACATCGTGACGCCGAGCCGGGACAAGGAGCCTGTGTTCGAGGTCACCGGCATGCCGGAGAACGTGGACCGGGCGCGGGAGGAGATCGAGGCGCACATCGCCCTGCGGACCGGCACCTGTGGCGGCATGGAGCTCCCCGGCGTCGACGACAACGACTTCCACTTCAACGGCACCGACGTCAGCTTCGAGGGGCTCTCGGCTGCGGCGGCCGCTGCGGGCATGGGCCATGCAGCGTGGCTTCAGTCGAATGCCGCGGCCTCGGCCGCAGGCGGCCTGCCCGCTATGGGCGTGgccggtggcggcggtggcacTCAGCAAGTCAACGGCAACTTCAGCGGCGGCGTCAAGATGTCTTCCACCTATCGCAACGACAGCTCCAGCTCCCTAGGGAGTGGCTCAAGCTCGGCCGATTCCTTCTACGGCAACGGGAACCTGAACCGCATGGCTGACTTTAGCCCCACCTGCTCGGTCAacgcaaacaacaacaacaacaacggcggcggtgttggtggtggtggtggcggcggcgcagGGGCGAGTTTCTGGTTTGGCGATGCTGCGCAGCCACTCGGGTCCGAAGAGATGGGTGGTATTGGAGTGGGGGGCCCCGCCTCAGGATTTGATCCCCTTACCATCTCTACTGCCCCGggctccacccctctcccccagccccccgtaTGGAGCTCCTATGTGGAACATCAGGCCCATGAGGCTGGCAAAACTCAG accAGTCACCCGGGCACCCCGCGCCTCTCGCCCACCTTCCTCTGCACAGACGCCCTGGAGCACCCGCAGGCGCAGCGAGTCCAGCGGGCCTCCCTGGGCACCACCGGAGCCCCTGAGTCCCACCGCTTCTCGGGCTACGGCCCCGCCTTCTCCTCTTCCAGCGAGAGCACGGCGTCCGCGTCCTCGTCCTCGCCCCCCGACTCGTCCTTGCCCttcagggcggcggcggcggcggcggtggcaggGCGAGGCGTGGAGACCTGCATCCACTGCATGGAGAGTCAGGTAGTGGCGGCCCTGGTGCCGTGCGGCCACAACCTGTTCTGCATGGAGTGTGCCACGCGGATATGCCACGGCCCAGACGCAGTGTGCCCGGTGTGCTTTTACCCGGTCACACAGGCCATCCAGCTCCGCAACATGTGA